A genome region from Penicillium psychrofluorescens genome assembly, chromosome: 3 includes the following:
- a CDS encoding uncharacterized protein (ID:PFLUO_004505-T1.cds;~source:funannotate) yields MSSQTMTAPAVGHRPPDPGPESPIYDYGSQSNDAPRTTPTPPPTTTGDSAIRDMQNSPVSSAAVPHGLPTMDMTGIKSEPSEHTFSSERDTNTQSAASALLAQLLGNKSNAVHGQNAAAQHQRHSSTSHVKMEDLDGDSTAAPTDLASMSTGLQDLSNGPTVGDIFSGSGMGQENGRHASDATNSISDPLIPKSNLEQPSLLPPLDFTAAPKNALEALQQNEMLTAAYLSQSADLSALGYQDGSASTAGSEPRIQAFAKLEFDDGHFYVNTYSFILGRDVRAARAAHQREIQYRQAVRSSRAKSSSGGNTSHTPNRVKQEESAAMMGSVVSDRGGIMGFDPDVPPHLPANLNLSRRSSKSSYDGSAVPTHANPAQLQQPTTTTVTDYNALAMQSLQEGNGDAKPVDTLALLPSPDSCPTIPIHPPTTIDGSAAGHRGISRRHVRISYNFDRNLFEMEVMGRNGAFIGADWLSPGQVRPLHSGDYVQIGGVRIRFLLPDVPIGETGADRMEEQAAEEEEADSGSVDAEHELDDLDIAVSDSAEPKDSKSTKLALKNKDSDSTRAVKSIEGDNDQQPARRRGPGRPPKDGIMSKRERAELAREQKVAAKREANGGITPPPAAPTAIRPTKAGKTTSKEPVGTESPPASKPAEKRKYNKRKKGDSTPMDYPLPSTEGGQAEQQPEPPAKPPPVKKRKPSRSPSPNYPPESAYTPEDLAKPPYNYAVLIFDALTEAGTPMTLKQIYRALKLKYPYFRFKCETEGWTSSVRHNLNGNGHLFMHAERDGKGWSWQLRPGASVEKEKKRRPSPPPAPPPQPSQPPAGPPPPQQYMPPMGHSYPNAQASGPNQHQRQHQHQQFQFPSMPSNPFPPPPAAAATAPPQHSSPYHPPAKPPPPAASTAGPSPSPVPVPVPAPATAPAPTPASFPIPNPIRSNLPAAFAKTIPSTYTSPYAADPPPQAVPPRQSQTPRPAQGPSQQQSPYPSQQKPPSSQQPPPHTNPPPQTYAPSAGPPFQTPHQQPAQRQPSHPPHQQAPPPSQQQPQPQPQQPRQHISSGLPSAQSRPQQHQPPQPRSVQPSPAPAGPSESSSFTERANKAIDDFENVLMEDYEDKNYIREVLRSARARVLGDATESSFPGGEPKDEAVIMDVLRNLVGSLKDE; encoded by the coding sequence ATGTCGTCGCAGACCATGACTGCGCCAGCCGTGGGCCATCGACCACCTGATCCAGGTCCGGAATCGCCCATATACGATTATGGCTCGCAGTCCAATGACGCCCCGCGAACGACTCCAACGCCTCCTCCTACTACCACCGGCGACTCCGCAATCCGCGATATGCAGAACTCTCCTgtctcctcggccgccgTTCCCCACGGCCTTCCCACAATGGATATGACCGGAATAAAGTCAGAACCATCCGAGCACACTTTTTCCTCCGAAAGGGACACCAATACGCAATCTGCCGCCAGTGCCCTGCTCGCTCAACTACTCGGAAACAAATCGAATGCTGTGCACGGCCAGAATGCTGCAGCGCAACACCAGCGCCACAGCAGTACCTCACATGTGAAGATGGAAGACTTAGATGGCGACTCAactgctgcgccgacggATCTAGCCTCAATGTCAACGGGGCTGCAGGATCTGTCGAATGGGCCAACCGTTGGCGATATCTTCTCTGGGTCGGGCATGGGACAAGAAAATGGGCGCCATGCGTCGGATGCAACGAACAGTATCTCCGATCCACTAATTCCCAAGTCGAACCTCGAGCAACCGTCACTCCTACCGCCCTTAGACTTCACGGCAGCCCCGAAAAACGCCTTGGAGGCCCTCCAGCAGAACGAGATGCTTACGGCCGCTTATCTTTCCCAAAGTGCTGATCTGTCGGCTCTGGGATATCAAGATGGGTCGGCATCAACGGCCGGATCGGAACCTCGGATCCAAGCGTTTGCCAAGTTGGAGTTTGATGATGGGCATTTTTATGTCAATACCTACTCATTTATTCTCGGTCGAGATGTACGAGCCGCACGTGCTGCGCACCAGCGGGAGATCCAGTATCGGCAGGCCGTGAGGAGTTCTCGGGCAAAGAGCTCCAGTGGCGGAAACACCTCGCACACCCCAAACCGTGTCAAACAGGAAGAGAGCGCTGCCATGATGGGCAGTGTAGTGAGTGACCGTGGAGGCATTATGGGTTTCGATCCCGATGTTCCTCCGCACCTCCCGGCCAATTTGAATCTCAGTCGACGATCATCAAAATCCTCATATGATGGGTCTGCTGTGCCCACCCACGCGAACCCGGCTCAATTACAACAGCCAACTACCACCACAGTTACCGACTATAATGCTCTTGCGATGCAGTCTTTACAGGAGGGCAACGGTGACGCAAAGCCAGTCGATACGCTGGCGTTGCTTCCGTCCCCGGACTCCTGTCCTAccatccccatccaccccccGACCACGATTGACGGCAGCGCCGCAGGCCATCGAGGTATCTCCCGAAGACATGTACGCATTTCTTACAACTTTGATCGCAACCTTTTTGAAATGGAAGTCATGGGACGAAATGGAGCGTTTATTGGAGCCGACTGGCTCTCTCCTGGCCAAGTGCGCCCGTTGCACAGTGGTGATTATGTTCAGATCGGAGGCGTGCGCATCCGATTCTTGTTACCGGACGTCCCCATCGGTGAAACAGGAGCCGATCGGATGGAAGAGCAAGcggctgaagaagaggaagcggaTAGTGGTTCGGTCGATGCCGAGCACGAGCTCGATGACCTGGATATTGCTGTCAGCGACAGCGCGGAACCCAAGGATTCAAAGAGCACGAAACTCGCTCTCAAGAACAAGGATTCTGATTCCACAAGAGCCGTGAAATCCATCGAGGGCGATAATGACCAACAGCCCGCCCGCCGGCGCGGACCTGGTCGACCGCCCAAGGATGGGATCATGTCCAAGCGCGAGCGTGCAGAGCTGGCAAGGGAACAGAAGGTAGCCGCCAAACGCGAAGCCAACGGCGGCATtacaccaccgccggcggcgccgacggcAATTCGGCCCACCAAGGCTGGAAAGACAACCAGCAAGGAGCCCGTTGGCACCGAGTCGCCGCCTGCATCCAAACCTGCCGAGAAACGGAAGTATAACAAGCGGAAGAAGGGCGATAGCACGCCCATGGATTACCCCCTCCCCTCGACCGAGGGTGGACAAGCAGAGCAGCAGCCTGAACCGCCAGCCAAGCCTCCGCCtgtcaagaagcgcaagccTTCCCGGTCACCATCGCCCAACTACCCTCCCGAGTCTGCCTACACTCCAGAAGATTTGGCCAAGCCTCCTTACAACTACGCCGTTCTCATTTTCGATGCTCTGACGGAAGCCGGAACACCAATGACGCTGAAACAGATCTACCGCGCGCTGAAGCTGAAGTATCCGTACTTCCGCTTCAAGTGCGAGACGGAGGGCTGGACATCCAGTGTGCGGCACAACCTCAACGGCAACGGTCATCTGTTCATGCATGCTGAGCGAGATGGCAAGGGATGGTCGTGGCAGCTCCGGCCTGGTGCCTCGgttgagaaagagaaaaagcgacgtccatcaccgccgcctgcgccgccgccgcagccgtcTCAACCCCCTGCtggccctcctcctcctcagcagTACATGCCTCCTATGGGTCACTCGTATCCGAACGCGCAAGCCTCGGGGCCCAACCAGCATCAacgtcaacatcaacatcaacagTTCCAATTCCCTTCTATGCCTTCCAATCCgttccctcctcctcctgctgcagCGGCGACGGCCCCTCCTCAACACTCCAGTCCATACCATCCGCCGGcgaagccaccgccaccTGCTGCTTCAACCGCGGgcccatctccatctccggtTCCGGTTCCGGTTCCAGCTCCGGCTACAGCTCCTGCCCCGACTCCTGCATCCTTTCCCATTCCGAATCCTATCCGCAGCAACCTGCCAGCTGCCTTTGCGAAGACCATCCCTTCAACCTACACCTCTCCCTACGCCGCcgatcctcctccgcaggCAGTTCCACCCCGGCAGTCACAGACGCCACGACCGGCCCAGGGCccatcgcagcagcaatcCCCTTATCCCTCACAACAAAAGCctccttcttcgcagcagccgccACCGCACACAAACCCACCACCTCAGACCTACGCTCCATCCGCCGGTCCTCCATTTCAAACTCCGCATCAACAGCCAGCCCAGCGACAACCTTCTCATCCACCCCACCAACAGGCGCCACCTCCATCACAacaacagccgcagccgcagccgcagcaacCGCGACAGCATATTTCATCCGGTTTGCCTTCAGCCCAGTCTCGACCACAGCAGCAccagccgccgcagccgcgTTCTGTACAGCCCagcccagcgccagccggGCCCTCAGAGTCATCCTCGTTCACCGAGCGAGCAAACAAGGCAATCGACGACTTCGAGAACGTCCTTATGGAGGACTACGAGGATAAGAACTACATCCGAGAGGTCCTCCGGAGTGCGCGTGCGCGCGTTTTGGGCGATGCCACGGAGAGCTCGTTCCCCGGCGGCGAGCCCAAAGACGAGGCTGTTATCATGGACGTGCTTCGCAATCTGGTGGGCAGCTTGAAAGACGAGTGA
- a CDS encoding uncharacterized protein (ID:PFLUO_004504-T1.cds;~source:funannotate) — protein sequence MPSFFVPGHGLPPTPPHVNSGRMDNAPFYQMGPAGFSHRYHQSGSEFIEQYSQSMCYAKPASMNLHPMRASQDLRTMGQQPMFGPMATTLPPIRTHTQLPPMDSAIPPQYRRSEIAAMQQQQPAVEQPRKEEKATGGVATHLDYEMDRMSDFVAEMAQGMYDLYKTKINLADIDFARSIYPGSSVPPQFRKYVYQILSSTRLPSSTILLGLFYLSSRMRMLSAQRAFFPGNGQVYRMLTVALLLGSKFLDDNTFQNKSWAEVSNIAVAELNSMELEWLFAFDWKIHDRIYDQQDGFASWRAHWDTWRAKANARARESRQTLAPLDTNIVRNNQGATKPLMSPEGPIPLQYQRSLHLENSWLNPTASEYSPPSAPHSGPNTPDYYSVGPWAYSNPPPPYSRAWNVPPPQYMPPSAPRSQPPSYHHTPAYGLPFAQSVWTGHGSSCGCMYCAKHVENYMCNNAFPSLQPILAG from the coding sequence ATGCCGTCCTTCTTCGTTCCAGGCCACGGCCTGCCCCCCACACCTCCTCACGTCAACAGCGGCCGCATGGACAACGCTCCGTTCTACCAGATGGGCCCGGCCGGCTTTTCGCATCGCTACCACCAGAGCGGCTCCGAATTCATCGAGCAGTACTCGCAGTCCATGTGCTATGCGAAGCCAGCTTCGATGAACCTGCACCCGATGCGAGCCAGCCAGGATCTGCGCACCATGGGCCAGCAGCCGATGTTCGGCCCCATGGCGACCACGCTCCCGCCAATCCGAACCCACACCCAGCTTCCCCCCATGGATAGCGCGATTCCGCCACAGTACCGCCGCTCGGAAATCGCCgcgatgcagcagcagcaacctgCTGTTGAACAGCCCCgcaaggaggagaaagcCACCGGAGGTGTCGCCACCCACCTGGATTACGAGATGGATCGCATGTCCGACTTTGTGGCGGAAATGGCTCAGGGAATGTATGATTTGtacaagaccaagatcaaCCTTGCAGATATTGACTTCGCGCGAAGCATCTACCCAGGATCTTCGGTGCCCCCTCAGTTTCGGAAATACGTCTACCAGATCTTGTCTTCGACTCGCCTGCCAAGCTCGACTATCCTGCTGGGTCTCTTCTACCTGTCCAGCCGCATGCGCATGCTCTCTGCCCAACGGgccttcttccccggcaATGGCCAGGTCTACCGTATGTTGACCGTggccttgctgctgggcagcaAGTTCCTTGACGACAACACCTTCCAGAATAAGTCGTGGGCGGAAGTTAGCAACATCGCCGTTGCAGAGCTGAACAGCATGGAGCTGGAATGGCTCTTCGCGTTCGATTGGAAGATCCACGACCGCATATACGACCAGCAGGATGGCTTTGCCTCGTGGCGCGCTCACTGGGACACCTGGCGCGCGAAGGCGAATGCCCGGGCCCGGGAGTCTCGTCAGACCCTGGCGCCTCTGGACACCAACATCGTCCGCAACAACCAGGGTGCCACCAAGCCCCTGATGTCCCCCGAAGGGCCCATCCCACTGCAGTACCAGCGCAGTCTGCACTTGGAGAATTCTTGGCTCAATCCGACCGCGTCCGAGTACTCGCCCCCGTCCGCCCCCCACAGTGGACCCAACACACCCGACTACTATTCCGTTGGGCCCTGGGCGTATTCgaacccgccgccgccgtactcgagggcctggaatGTGCCTCCCCCGCAGTACATGCCGCCATCGGCTCCCCGGTCGCAACCTCCGTCCTACCATCATACTCCCGCATATGGTCTGCCCTTTGCGCAGAGCGTTTGGACAGGTCACGGTTCCTCGTGCGGTTGCATGTATTGTGCCAAGCATGTAGAGAACTACATGTGCAACAATGCCTTCCCCTCCCTGCAGCCGATTCTCGCTGGTTAA
- a CDS encoding uncharacterized protein (ID:PFLUO_004503-T1.cds;~source:funannotate), with amino-acid sequence MGKPRMIILIRHAQSEGNKNREIHQTIPDHRVKLTPEGHRQAQEAGRRLRDLLRPDDTLHFFTSPYRRTRETTEGILESLTSDSPSPSPFPRHAINVYEEPRLREQDFGNFQPCSTEMERMWLERADYGHFFYRIANGESAADAYDRVSGFNESLWRLFGEQDFASVCVLVTHGLMARVFMMKWYHWSVEYFEDLRNINHCEFVIMTHDPESGKYALQNKLRTWSDLRQERDRERETKEVVSSPITLTDPTPIRRKWGGCPDGCTHMSADVQRSLRTNLVGSVRHENGHPRHKHVDGHVQSTGHSRSHIHHETASADRTSAAPMASESASKPSNPVGDVLPDWNDLPPRNPPDADRHANSKPRLTVEAGDAQNDPRIRDSSSDSRPTAAASHPKRPTLHGLNRDSEDHLLHPPASSSSTTCLKFALLHLGGRDGGGSLSGANSLAPSDDEGDDHHHHHDASASRVSSDEITTTLTTPTSLPLQSQSQSQSQEFENDGDDEMSGNPSDRYHKIRTHHHHHHYHHDQNHDHYHHHQRYPSSNLSQGEHRMANILGDGDSASNQSETHGQTGQQQESSASTQPGSSDWHDVEKEPSLDQQQQEDQSIQGSVY; translated from the exons ATGGGAAAGCCGCGG ATGATTATTCTCATCCGCCATGCGCAGTCGGAAGGAAACAAAAACCGCGAGATCCATCAGACAATCCCCGACCATCGTGTGAAGCTCACGCCTGAGGGTCATCGGCAAGCCCAAGAGGCCGGCCGCCGGCTAcgcgatctcctccgtccTGACGACACACTCCACTTCTTCACTTCTCCCTATCGTCGGACGAGGGAAACTACCGAGGGTATTCTTGAGTCTCTGACATCGGATTCGCCGAGCCCCTCGCCTTTTCCGAGACATGCTATCAACGTCTATGAAGAGCCGCGTTTACGGGAACAAGATTTCGGGAATTTCCAGCCATGCTCAACGGAGATGGAACGAATGTGGTTGGAAAGAGCAGACTATGGACACTTCTTTTACCGCATTGCCAACGGCGAGTCCGCGGCGGATGCCTATGACCGAGTGAGCGGGTTCAATGAATCACTGTGGCGCCTCTTTGGGGAGCAGGACTTTGCCAGTGTCTGTGTTCTCGTCACGCACGGCCTCATGGCCCGAGTGTTTATGATGAAGTGGTATCATTGGAGTGTGGAGTACTTCGAAGACTTGCGTAACATCAACCACTGCGAGTTCGTGATCATGACCCACGACCCCGAGAGCGGCAAGTATGCGCTTCAGAATAAGCTGCGCACATGGTCCGATCTGCGCCAAGAGAGAGACCGTGAACGTGAGACTAAAGAGGTTGTTTCGTCTCCCATTACGTTGACAGACCCTACTCCTATCCGAAGGAAATGGGGCGGGTGTCCCGATGGGTGCACTCATATGTCGGCCGATGTCCAACGATCGCTCCGAACGAACCTTGTGGGTTCTGTTCGCCATGAAAATGGCCACCCTCGACACAAACATGTGGACGGTCATGTGCAAAGTACTGGTCACTCCAGGAGTCATATCCACCACGAAACAGCCTCAGCAGATAGAACATCAGCTGCACCCATGGCTTCAGAGTCCGCTTCCAAGCCATCCAACCCGGTCGGCGATGTTCTTCCCGACTGGAACGATCTTCCGCCCCGAAATCCCCCTGATGCGGATCGACACGCCAATAGCAAACCCCGGCTAACCGTGGAGGCTGGAGATGCCCAAAACGATCCGCGGATCCGAGACTCCAGCTCCGACAGCCGGCCAACCGCAGCCGCATCCCATCCCAAACGGCCCACCCTGCACGGATTGAATCGAGATAGCGAagatcatcttctccatccgccggcatcatcctcatccacaaCCTGTCTCAAAtttgcccttcttcacctcgGCGGCCGCGATGGAGGCGGCTCACTTAGCGGTGCAAACAGTCTTGCCCCATCCGATGACGAAGGCGAtgatcaccaccaccaccacgacgcATCTGCGTCGAGAGTCTCTAGTGACGAAATCACGACTACCCTGACAACACCGACGAGCCTGCCTCTCCAATCTCAATCTCAATCTCAATCCCAGGAGTTTGAGaacgacggcgacgacgagatgaGCGGCAACCCTTCCGACAGATATCATAAAATCCGAacacatcaccaccatcaccactaCCACCATGATCAGAACCACGATCATtatcaccaccaccagcgctACCCGTCCTCGAACCTCTCCCAGGGCGAGCACCGGATGGCCAACATCTTAGGTGACGGAGACAGCGCCTCAAATCAATCAGAGACCCACGGCCAGACTGGACAGCAACAGGAGAGTAGCGCATCGACGCAGCCTGGCTCTAGTGACTGGCATGATGTCGAGAAAGAACCATCTCTggatcagcagcagcaagaggaCCAGAGTATTCAGGGGAGCGTCTATTGA
- a CDS encoding uncharacterized protein (ID:PFLUO_004502-T1.cds;~source:funannotate), whose amino-acid sequence MPASIHNAAFTKNTFHSSLMADSLFELLVPQLEGSTSPDATTVQYLNRLSTLSLQALQATEPQSLSQASHSTLLSLQALSNRSHRAFITSANNLSTLRSSIPQLTREAKQLRDALPKLDQEAVGFSTKYSKIADNAALDRRKKAMQLARNVDRLSDILELPSLLSTAVSAASATSGTGGASSSTTYSSALDLYAHIKRLQTLYPDSPLIKDVAAQAEDAMKEMTTNLIAGLRAQNLRLAAGMRTVGWLRRVAPDLEILQADGAAGTSEGALGAIFLICRLANLVSTLEALDPLRELADQETQRRTNGKDTEPISWSDGQQTDRYLKRYIEIFREQSFAIVSLYKNIFGSEQSESDLAGSGLRGADAKAKSLSSSRPARPDDPLQRLPPALATFPMHLVQLLTETMRTYLPNVRDKSSRESLLTQLLYCAASLGRLGGDFGMILTELSGEEEIGYEWEEVMRKHRALAGRLEQLTRASH is encoded by the coding sequence ATGCCGGCCTCCATTCACAACGCCGCGTTTACCAAGAACACATTCCATTCATCCCTCATGGCCGACTCTCTCTttgagctgctggtgccCCAGCTCGAGGGCTCTACCTCACCCGATGCTACCACGGTCCAGTACCTCAATCGCTTGTCTACCCTGTCCCTTCAGGCCCTGCAGGCAACAGAACCGCAGTCGCTCTCCCAAGCCTCACACTCgaccctcctctccctccagGCCCTGTCCAACCGGTCGCACCGGGCCTTTATCACCTCTGCCAATAATCTTTCCACCTTACGCTCATCAATCCCTCAATTAACCCGTGAGGCTAAACAACTCCGCGATGCGCTGCCCAAACTCGACCAGGAGGCAGTGGGCTTCTCCACAAAATACAGCAAGATTGCAGACAATGCCGCTCTGGATCGCCGGAAGAAAGCTATGCAGCTGGCGCGCAATGTCGACCGACTATCAGACATTCTAGAGCTGCCGAGCCTGCTTTCAACGGCCGTGTCCGCCGCATCAGCAACCTCCGGCACCGGTGgtgcttcctcctccacaaCCTACTCGTCCGCCCTCGACCTTTACGCACATATAAAACGACTCCAGACCCTCTACCCGGACTCACCGCTGATCAAAGACGTTGCGGCCCAGGCAGAAGATGCAATGAAAGAGATGACGACCAACCTCATCGCGGGCCTCCGAGCCCAGAACCTGCGTCTCGCAGCTGGTATGCGAACTGTGGGCTGGTTGCGGCGTGTTGCCCCGGATTTAGAGATTCTCCAAGCCGATGGAGCTGCCGGAACAAGCGAAGGCGCGCTGGGGGCTatcttcttgatctgcaGACTGGCCAACTTGGTGTCGACCCTCGAAGCACTAGATCCGCTGCGTGAGCTGGCAGATCAAGAAACCCAGCGGCGAACCAACGGCAAAGATACGGAGCCAATTTCCTGGTCAGACGGCCAGCAGACGGACCGCTACTTGAAGCGCTACATCGAAATCTTCCGCGAGCAGAGCTTCGCCATCGTCTCCTTATACAAGAATATCTTTGGCTCCGAACAGTCCGAGTCTGATCTGGCTGGGTCGGGCTTGCGGGGTGCAGATGCCAAAGCGAAATCGCTTTCCTCATCACGGCCGGCACGTCCCGACGATCCTTTACAGCGCTTGCCCCCCGCGCTGGCAACGTTCCCCATGCACCTAGTGCAGCTGCTCACCGAGACGATGCGCACCTATCTCCCTAATGTCCGGGACAAAAGCTCGCGAGAGAGCCTTCTCACACAGCTACTGTACTGTGCCGCCAGCTTAGGCCGTCTCGGAGGGGATTTTGGTATGATCCTGACCGAGCTAAgcggcgaggaggaaatTGGTTACGAGTgggaggaggtgatgcgcAAGCACCGGGCGCTGGCCGGACGCTTGGAGCAACTGACGCGGGCGTCTCATTAG